A section of the Chloroflexota bacterium genome encodes:
- a CDS encoding purine-nucleoside phosphorylase → MTETYTRAQFDQAADFIRQRTKHRPAVGLVLGSGLGGLADSVEEADIIPSTDIPHWPRSTVHGHSGRIVIGQVEGQTVLVQQGRVHFYEGHSMATVTFPVRAMRALGIHTLIVTNASGGINENFSAGDLMLITDHLNLIGMAGFSPLRGPNDDTLGPRFPDMKDAYDPGLRANALRAAEEAGIKLQQGVYACLAGPSFETPADLRFLKLIGVDAVGMSTVPEVTVARHGAMKVLGISTISNMVNLSGDKETTHDEVLETGRLVAPRLTAVLRGVLKNLPKG, encoded by the coding sequence ATGACTGAGACTTACACCCGCGCCCAATTTGATCAGGCGGCGGACTTTATTCGACAACGGACAAAACACAGACCGGCGGTCGGACTCGTGCTTGGCTCCGGCCTCGGCGGGTTAGCCGACTCGGTCGAAGAGGCCGACATCATCCCCAGCACCGACATCCCGCACTGGCCGCGCTCCACCGTTCACGGCCATTCCGGCCGGATCGTCATCGGCCAGGTGGAAGGGCAGACCGTGCTCGTTCAACAGGGGCGGGTGCATTTTTACGAAGGCCATTCGATGGCCACCGTCACCTTTCCGGTGCGGGCCATGCGCGCCCTGGGCATCCACACCCTCATCGTCACCAACGCCTCCGGCGGCATCAACGAAAACTTCAGCGCCGGCGACCTCATGCTTATCACCGATCACCTCAACCTCATCGGCATGGCCGGGTTCAGCCCCCTGCGCGGCCCCAACGACGACACCCTCGGCCCGCGTTTCCCCGACATGAAAGACGCTTACGATCCCGGCCTGCGGGCCAACGCTTTGCGCGCCGCCGAAGAAGCGGGGATCAAGTTGCAACAGGGCGTGTATGCTTGCCTGGCCGGGCCGTCGTTTGAAACACCCGCCGACCTGCGCTTCCTCAAACTCATCGGCGTGGATGCGGTCGGCATGTCCACCGTGCCTGAAGTGACTGTGGCCCGGCACGGCGCGATGAAGGTGCTGGGCATCTCAACCATCAGCAACATGGTGAACCTGAGCGGCGACAAGGAGACGACGCACGACGAAGTGCTGGAGACGGGCCGTCTCGTCGCTCCCCGCCTGACGGCGGTGTTGCGCGGCGTGTTGAAGAATCTTCCGAAGGGGTGA